Part of the Candidatus Eisenbacteria bacterium genome is shown below.
GTCCGCTACCGCTCGCTCGCCGGCCTGCCGCCGGACCGCACGACGCACTCGCTGCGGCATTCGATCGCCACGCACCTGCTGGAAGCCGGCGCCTCGCTCGAGTTCGTCCAGGACCACCTCGGCCACCAGGACGTCCGCAGCACGTCCGTCTACGCCCGCGTCACCGACCGCATCCGCGAGTCGCAGATGCGGGCCTTCGAACGCTCGCCGCTCATCGTACAGCTCGATTCCGGCCGCGACCGCCCGGGAGGGACGGTTCGGCCGGAGTGATCCCCTCCACCGCCCCTTCGAGGTGCAGCATGCGAGCCCTCCGAATCCTTTCCGCCGTCGCGACCCTCCTTGTGTTCGGGCTGCTCACGAACTGCTCGAAGAAGTCCGCACCAACGGCACCGCCAGCGAGTCCGACGTGCAGCATCAGCGAGACCTCGCTCGCGTTCGGGATCGTTCCACTCGGATCGAGTGCGGACCGCAGCTTCACGATCTCGAACACCGGCACCGGCACGCTGGACGGCACGGCCGGGACGACTTCCCCCGGGTACGTCGTGGTCGGAGGCGCCTCGTACAGCCTCGGCGCCGGACAGGTGGCGACCGTGACGGTCCGCTTCACTCCCACGGGCTCGGGCTCGCACCCCGGGACCATCGCACTCTCCGGTTCCGGCTGTGGGTCGGTGGCCTGTTCGGCGACTGGCGGACCTTCCACCTGCCAAGTGGCGCCCACGACGCTCGCCTTCGACACGGTCACGGTCGGGCAGAGCGCCACGCGGACCTTCTCGATCACGAACGTGGGGACGGGCACCCTCGCCGGCACGGTAAGCGTCGCCTGCCCCGACTTCGCGCTCGTCGGCACCGGCGCCTACAGCCTCGGACCCAGCCAGGCGGCGACGTTCACGATCCGCTTCTCGCCGACCTCGGCCGGCCCGATGTCCTGCACGGTCAACACCGGGCTTCCCACCTGCTCCTCGGTCTCCTGCACCGGCAGTGGCGCGGCGGTCAACCCGGCCTGCGAGGTGTCGCCGAACGGCCTGCTCTACCCCAGCGTGCCGATCGGGGACCGGGCCGACGCCACCTTCACGATCCGCAACACCGGCACCGGCACGCTCTCCGGCACGATCGACGTGCCCGGGCCGTACTTCACGAACCCCGGCGCGTCGAGCTACAGCATCGCCGCCGGGGCCAGCCAGACGTTCGTCGTGCGCTTCACGCCGACGCACGTGGCACCCGAGAGCTGCGACGTGACCACC
Proteins encoded:
- a CDS encoding choice-of-anchor D domain-containing protein, translated to MRALRILSAVATLLVFGLLTNCSKKSAPTAPPASPTCSISETSLAFGIVPLGSSADRSFTISNTGTGTLDGTAGTTSPGYVVVGGASYSLGAGQVATVTVRFTPTGSGSHPGTIALSGSGCGSVACSATGGPSTCQVAPTTLAFDTVTVGQSATRTFSITNVGTGTLAGTVSVACPDFALVGTGAYSLGPSQAATFTIRFSPTSAGPMSCTVNTGLPTCSSVSCTGSGAAVNPACEVSPNGLLYPSVPIGDRADATFTIRNTGTGTLSGTIDVPGPYFTNPGASSYSIAAGASQTFVVRFTPTHVAPESCDVTTGTGCRPVRCWGSGLIGCTLDPDTLDFGYVHYGERGYRTFTMSNYTNTTLSGNLSTTGWFDVRNSAGGRTYSIPPHGSAWFGVTFDPPSRCDTEVFTGAVLTTSSICNRVGLRAVATYRCDCTVSPTTLDFGNVVIGDATSSLPVQITNSTREGGLTGAVRVVAGDFVASPSYTCPAYPPGNCAVCTATIGVSFRPQRLGPQIGKVVVEKPAGCLGAGAACDTITCTGTGVTAAARR